The following proteins are encoded in a genomic region of Dasypus novemcinctus isolate mDasNov1 chromosome 21, mDasNov1.1.hap2, whole genome shotgun sequence:
- the LOC131274885 gene encoding olfactory receptor 1C1-like codes for MERRNFTVISEFVLLGFSSSEEEQRLLTLLFFSMYLITISGNMLIVLAITCDSQLHSPMYFFLSNLAFLDICYTSTTVPQMVVNTLTDTKTISFSGCLTQLFFFISFVNMESFLLCVMAYDRFVAICHPLHYANIMNPHLCVQLVAGLWVVTYFHALLHTVLMAHLSFCASNVVHHFFCDLNPLLQLSCSDVFFNKVIIYVVGAPLALTPFICILISYVFIFFTILKVISTQGKHRAFSTCGSHLSVVMLCYGTAIAVYFSPSSSHNSVRDILSSVMYNIVTPVLNPFIYSLRNKDMKRALMKILCKCTAFSSNKVLNE; via the coding sequence ACAGTCATCAGTGAATTTGTCCTTCTGGGATTTTCCAGCTCAGAAGAGGAGCAAAGACTTCTGACCCTGCTCTTCTTCTCTATGTACTTGATCACCATATCAGGGAACATGCTCATTGTCTTGGCCATCACCTGTGACTCTCAACTCCAttcccccatgtatttcttccttagcaATTTGGCTTTTTTGGACATCTGTTATACTTCCACGACAGTCCCACAAATGGTAGTGAACACGTTGACAGACACCAAGACTATTTCATTTTCAGGCTGCCTCACACAACTCttcttcttcatttcctttgTGAATATGGAGAGCTTCCTTCTCTGTGTGATGGCATATGATAGATTTGTGGCAATCTGCCACCCTTTACATTACGCCAACATAATGAATCCTCACCTTTGTGTCCAGTTGGTGGCTGGACTCTGGGTTGTGACCTACTTCCATGCCCTCCTACACACTGTCTTAATGGCACATCTCTCCTTCTGTGCTTCCAATGTGGTCCATCATTTCTTCTGTGATCTCAACCCACTCCTGCAGCTCTCCTGCTCTGATGTGTTCTTCAACAAGGTGATAATCTATGTGGTGGGGGCTCCCTTGGCTCTCACACCTTTTATTTGCATCCTCATATCTTATGTGTTTATCTTCTTCACCATTCTCAAGGTCATTTCTACTCAGGGAAAACACAGAGCCTTTTCCACCTGTGGCAGTCACTTGTCAGTGGTGATGTTGTGCTATGGCACAGCCATTGCTGTCTACTTCAGCCCTTCTTCATCTCATAATTCTGTGAGGGACATACTGTCATCTGTCATGTATAACATAGTGACTCCAGTGCTGAATCCTTTCATCTATAGTCTAAGGAATAAAGATATGAAGAGAGCGCTCATGAAAATTCTTTGTAAGTGCACAGCTTTTAGCAGCAATAAGGTCCTCAATGAGTGA